In a single window of the Amycolatopsis sp. cg5 genome:
- a CDS encoding ring-cleaving dioxygenase, whose amino-acid sequence MSIKTSGLHHVTAIGGDPQRNADFYLRTLGLRLVKTTINFDDPGTYHLYYGDQSGKPGSLMTFFPWKDAPRGRHGTGQATTTSFSVPESSIGWWKQHLAASGVEAGQIRNADEEDVLTFRDPDGLELALVAHPQGDPRDPWDTKLVPAEHAIRGLHSVTLSVSKEDATAGMLTDGLGLSFANQDGNRLRFAAGEGGPGALVDVLVTPEAPRGLVAAGTVHHVAWRAPDEQTQVEWREELADKGVHVTSILDRQYFRSIYFREPGGTLLEVATDEPGFAIDEPLLELGRALKLPPWLEPNRAEIEAMLPKLNLPSENNPERA is encoded by the coding sequence ATGTCGATCAAAACTTCCGGCCTCCACCACGTCACCGCGATCGGTGGCGACCCGCAGCGCAACGCGGACTTCTATCTGCGCACGCTCGGCCTGCGGCTGGTGAAGACCACCATCAACTTCGACGACCCCGGCACATACCACCTCTACTACGGCGACCAGTCCGGCAAGCCCGGCTCGCTGATGACCTTCTTCCCGTGGAAGGACGCGCCGCGCGGCCGTCACGGCACCGGACAGGCGACCACGACCTCGTTCTCCGTGCCGGAGAGCTCGATCGGCTGGTGGAAGCAGCATCTGGCGGCGAGCGGTGTCGAGGCGGGGCAGATCCGCAACGCCGACGAGGAGGACGTGCTCACCTTCCGCGACCCCGATGGCCTCGAACTCGCACTCGTCGCGCACCCGCAGGGCGACCCGCGCGACCCGTGGGACACCAAGCTGGTGCCCGCCGAGCACGCCATCCGCGGCCTGCACTCGGTCACCCTGTCGGTGTCCAAAGAGGACGCGACGGCCGGCATGCTCACCGACGGGCTCGGACTCAGCTTCGCCAACCAGGACGGCAACCGCCTGCGGTTCGCCGCCGGTGAGGGCGGCCCTGGCGCGCTGGTCGACGTCCTCGTGACGCCCGAGGCACCGCGTGGCCTGGTCGCCGCGGGCACCGTCCACCACGTCGCATGGCGTGCGCCGGACGAGCAGACCCAGGTCGAATGGCGCGAGGAGCTCGCCGACAAGGGCGTGCACGTGACGTCCATTTTGGACCGTCAGTACTTCCGCTCGATCTACTTCCGTGAGCCGGGCGGCACGCTGCTCGAGGTGGCGACCGACGAGCCCGGCTTCGCGATCGACGAGCCGCTGCTCGAACTCGGCCGTGCGCTGAAGCTCCCGCCGTGGCTGGAGCCCAACCGCGCGGAGATCGAGGCCATGCTGCCGAAGCTGAACCTCCCCAGCGAGAACAACCCGGAGCGGGCATGA
- a CDS encoding MarR family winged helix-turn-helix transcriptional regulator, with protein MPSKPEDDEIVSWWGLVIEGYLATQDKLMGEIAERFGLAPATFDILLRLIRTSEHRMPMTQLAREAALSSGGFTKVADRMVAADLICRVPSPDDRRVTFAELTEHGTEVAEKAREACAEILRRIVLAPLGPSASTALADAMRALRAANSE; from the coding sequence GTGCCGAGCAAACCCGAAGACGACGAGATCGTCAGCTGGTGGGGTCTGGTCATCGAGGGCTACCTCGCCACCCAGGACAAACTGATGGGCGAGATCGCCGAGCGCTTCGGCCTCGCGCCCGCGACGTTCGACATCCTGCTGAGACTGATCCGCACGTCGGAGCACCGGATGCCGATGACCCAGCTCGCGCGCGAGGCCGCGTTGTCGAGCGGCGGTTTCACGAAGGTCGCCGACCGGATGGTCGCCGCGGATCTCATCTGCCGGGTCCCGAGCCCCGACGACCGGCGCGTCACCTTCGCCGAGCTCACCGAGCACGGCACCGAAGTCGCGGAAAAGGCCCGCGAGGCATGCGCCGAGATCCTGCGCCGCATCGTGCTGGCCCCGCTCGGCCCGTCCGCGTCGACCGCGCTGGCCGACGCGATGCGCGCACTGCGCGCCGCCAACTCGGAGTGA
- a CDS encoding VOC family protein — translation MLTESTITTMLPVADAERAARFYADALGLRRMGAGDDGTVYFEAGAGSIGLRPMPAGAQSENTALSFEVGDLEGEISTLEERGVRFQDFEMEGLKTVNHIADLGKERAAWFADSEGNVLCLHQLVT, via the coding sequence ATGCTCACCGAATCGACCATCACGACCATGCTCCCCGTCGCCGACGCCGAGCGCGCCGCCCGCTTCTACGCCGACGCACTTGGCCTGCGCCGGATGGGCGCGGGTGACGACGGCACCGTGTACTTCGAAGCCGGGGCGGGCTCGATCGGTCTCCGTCCGATGCCGGCCGGAGCACAGAGCGAGAACACCGCGCTCAGCTTCGAGGTCGGCGACCTCGAAGGCGAGATCTCCACACTGGAAGAACGCGGCGTGCGCTTCCAGGACTTCGAAATGGAAGGCTTGAAGACCGTCAACCACATCGCCGACCTCGGCAAGGAACGCGCCGCCTGGTTCGCCGACTCAGAAGGCAACGTCCTCTGCCTGCACCAGCTCGTCACCTGA
- a CDS encoding amidohydrolase family protein → MIEGHVVVDAHVHVPRLSTLKPAWLEWAQRYAGPHPWRSVYDDDGVPVPAKLDALFEAEGVDRALLFCEYSPRATGIQPFEDNLPLVEFNPSRFRLVANVNPHLHHPVASAVEWQLDLGAVALKIHPVHGAFSPADKELYRAYEVCAARGVPVILHSGTSTFPGSRSSFGDPALLTDVIEDFPEIQFVLAHGGRGWWYDTAGFLAQSKENVWLDLAGLPPKKLPDYYARFDFQRLAEKFVFGTDWPGVPGANRNVRALAKLGLSNGVLRAILAGNAAKLFPGLAV, encoded by the coding sequence ATGATCGAAGGGCACGTCGTCGTCGACGCACACGTCCATGTGCCCAGGCTGTCGACCTTGAAGCCCGCGTGGCTCGAGTGGGCGCAGCGGTACGCCGGCCCGCATCCGTGGCGTTCGGTCTATGACGACGACGGCGTGCCGGTGCCCGCCAAACTCGACGCGCTCTTCGAAGCCGAAGGAGTCGACCGGGCGCTGCTGTTCTGCGAGTACAGCCCGCGCGCGACCGGGATCCAGCCGTTCGAGGACAACCTGCCGCTGGTCGAGTTCAACCCGTCGCGCTTCCGGCTGGTGGCGAACGTCAACCCGCATCTGCACCACCCCGTCGCCAGTGCCGTCGAATGGCAGCTCGACCTCGGCGCGGTCGCTTTGAAGATCCACCCCGTGCACGGTGCTTTCTCGCCTGCGGACAAGGAGCTCTACCGCGCCTACGAGGTCTGCGCGGCGCGCGGTGTGCCGGTCATCCTGCACTCGGGAACGAGCACGTTCCCCGGCTCACGGTCCAGCTTCGGCGACCCGGCCCTGCTCACCGACGTCATCGAGGACTTCCCCGAGATCCAGTTCGTGCTCGCGCACGGCGGCCGAGGCTGGTGGTACGACACGGCCGGATTCCTGGCCCAGTCCAAGGAAAACGTCTGGCTGGACCTGGCGGGCCTGCCCCCGAAGAAGCTCCCCGACTACTACGCCCGCTTCGATTTCCAGCGCCTGGCGGAAAAGTTCGTCTTCGGCACCGACTGGCCAGGCGTCCCCGGCGCCAACCGCAACGTCCGCGCACTCGCCAAACTCGGCCTGTCCAACGGAGTACTCCGCGCGATCCTCGCCGGCAACGCGGCCAAACTCTTCCCAGGCCTAGCCGTCTGA
- a CDS encoding benzoate-CoA ligase family protein, which yields MTVPPSAFNAAEYLLDRHVREGRGDRVAVVSERRTLTYAELAAESARVAAGFARIGVSPEQRVMLCMVDDVELLTGILGAMYLGAVPVPVSTMVTGLELGKVLTDSRARVLCVSGEFAGQAARAVELAPEVTDVVLDRGKATELPSRVTTHCWTGLSTVEAPEFTPYQTWEDSPALWLYTSGTTGQPKGAMHRHGSIRAVCETYGQHVLGASEDDRFLSVPKLFFAYGLGNSAFFPLSVGATTLLEPQRPTPALIAARVRTDRPSLFFGVPTFYALLLNSDIPADTFASVRLAVSAGEPLPPVLLKRFKERFGVEILDGIGSTEALHIFLSNQPGQVRAGSTGVPVPGYRVQIRDEAGAVVEAPGQPGELYVSGPSIATGYWARYETTKQVFSGDWLRTGDSYLRNEDGTYSCLGRFNDMLKSGGIWVSPAEVEERLLEHPSVAEAAVVAVPDADGIDKPVACVVGVSASAIDAEELIEFCRSGLASFKRPRGVIELAELPKTATGKIRRNIIREMVRDSLRVVAPRS from the coding sequence ATGACCGTTCCGCCGAGCGCGTTCAACGCGGCCGAGTACCTGCTCGACCGTCACGTCCGCGAGGGCAGGGGCGACCGGGTCGCGGTCGTCTCGGAGCGGCGGACGCTCACCTACGCCGAGCTCGCCGCGGAGTCGGCCAGGGTCGCGGCGGGCTTCGCGCGGATCGGGGTCTCGCCGGAACAGCGCGTCATGCTCTGCATGGTCGACGACGTGGAGCTGCTGACCGGGATACTCGGCGCGATGTACCTGGGCGCGGTGCCGGTCCCGGTGTCGACCATGGTCACCGGGTTGGAGCTCGGCAAGGTGCTGACCGACTCACGGGCCCGCGTGCTCTGCGTCTCGGGTGAGTTCGCCGGACAGGCCGCGCGCGCGGTCGAGCTGGCGCCCGAAGTCACCGATGTCGTGCTCGACCGAGGCAAAGCGACCGAACTGCCGTCACGGGTCACCACGCACTGCTGGACCGGTCTGTCCACTGTGGAAGCTCCGGAGTTCACCCCGTACCAGACCTGGGAAGACTCACCCGCGTTGTGGCTCTACACCTCGGGAACCACCGGGCAGCCGAAGGGCGCGATGCACCGCCACGGCAGCATCCGCGCGGTTTGCGAGACCTACGGGCAGCACGTGCTCGGCGCTTCCGAGGATGACCGCTTCCTGTCCGTGCCGAAGCTGTTCTTCGCATACGGGCTGGGGAATTCGGCGTTCTTCCCACTCTCGGTGGGTGCGACGACATTGCTGGAGCCGCAGCGCCCGACGCCCGCGCTGATCGCCGCGCGCGTGCGCACGGACCGGCCGTCGCTGTTCTTCGGGGTGCCGACGTTCTATGCCCTCCTGCTCAACAGTGACATCCCGGCGGACACCTTCGCGTCCGTGAGACTGGCTGTCTCGGCAGGCGAGCCGTTGCCGCCAGTGCTTCTTAAGCGGTTTAAGGAGCGCTTCGGCGTCGAGATCTTGGATGGCATCGGGTCGACCGAAGCGCTGCACATCTTCTTAAGCAACCAGCCAGGCCAGGTGCGCGCTGGAAGTACGGGTGTGCCGGTGCCGGGTTACCGCGTGCAGATCCGCGACGAGGCAGGTGCCGTCGTCGAGGCGCCGGGGCAGCCGGGTGAGCTGTACGTTTCCGGGCCGTCGATCGCGACCGGCTACTGGGCGCGGTACGAGACGACCAAGCAGGTGTTCTCCGGCGACTGGCTGCGTACCGGCGACAGCTACCTGCGCAACGAGGACGGCACCTACAGCTGTCTCGGCCGGTTCAACGACATGCTGAAGTCGGGTGGCATCTGGGTCTCGCCTGCCGAGGTCGAGGAACGGCTGCTGGAACACCCGTCGGTGGCCGAGGCCGCCGTGGTCGCGGTGCCGGACGCCGACGGCATCGACAAACCCGTTGCCTGCGTGGTCGGGGTCTCGGCCAGCGCGATCGACGCCGAGGAGCTGATCGAGTTCTGCCGGTCCGGGCTCGCGTCGTTCAAGCGTCCGCGTGGGGTGATCGAGCTGGCGGAGCTGCCGAAGACGGCGACCGGGAAGATCCGGCGCAACATCATCAGGGAGATGGTCCGCGACTCGCTGCGGGTGGTGGCTCCCCGCTCATGA
- the boxB gene encoding benzoyl-CoA 2,3-epoxidase subunit BoxB yields MPEKIDYDAKIPNNVDLASDRRLQRALEGWQPKFMNWWGEMGPTLQTQGVYLRTAVSVGREGWAHFDHVNVPDYRWGIFLAERDPDRRIAFGEHKGEPVWQQVPGEYRAELQRLIVIQGDTEPASVEQQKLLGLTAPSLYDLRNLFQVNVEEGRHLWAMVYLLHAYFGREGRDEAESLLLRNSGSPDAPRILGAFNEETADWLAFYMFTYFTDRDGKYQLGTLKESSFDPLSRTCEFMLKEEAHHMFVGTTGVDRVVQRSADLIVEHDTDDIAPHGGIPLDIIQKYMNFHYTVSLDLFGSETSTNAANYYTSGLKGRWMETRRKDDHQLTDSAAVLERPRADGTWETEELQAILLLNLDLRREYIADCQTGVNRWNKILADHGIDFRFALPHPGFNRDVGINSGHHVTPDGTIVDEPTWQAGKRKWLPTTEDLTFVRSLMHPVYERGKIASWVAPPRQGINGKPFDYEYVYLT; encoded by the coding sequence ATGCCGGAAAAGATCGACTACGACGCCAAGATCCCCAACAACGTGGACCTCGCCTCCGACCGGCGCCTCCAGCGGGCGCTGGAGGGCTGGCAGCCGAAGTTCATGAACTGGTGGGGCGAGATGGGCCCGACGCTGCAAACTCAGGGCGTCTACCTGCGTACGGCGGTCAGTGTCGGCAGAGAGGGCTGGGCGCATTTCGACCACGTGAACGTGCCCGACTACCGCTGGGGCATCTTCCTCGCCGAGCGCGATCCCGACCGCCGCATCGCGTTCGGCGAGCACAAGGGCGAGCCCGTGTGGCAGCAGGTGCCCGGCGAGTACCGCGCCGAGCTGCAGCGGCTGATCGTCATCCAGGGCGACACCGAGCCGGCGTCCGTCGAACAGCAGAAGCTGCTGGGGCTGACCGCGCCGAGCCTCTACGACCTGCGCAACCTGTTCCAGGTCAATGTCGAGGAAGGCCGCCATCTGTGGGCGATGGTGTATCTGCTGCACGCCTACTTCGGCAGGGAGGGCAGGGACGAGGCGGAAAGCCTGCTGCTGCGCAATTCCGGCAGTCCTGACGCGCCGCGCATTCTCGGCGCGTTCAATGAGGAGACCGCCGATTGGCTCGCGTTCTACATGTTCACGTACTTCACCGACCGAGATGGGAAATATCAACTCGGCACGCTCAAGGAAAGTTCGTTCGATCCGCTTTCGCGCACGTGTGAATTCATGCTCAAGGAAGAGGCGCATCACATGTTCGTCGGCACCACCGGTGTCGACCGGGTGGTGCAGCGGAGCGCGGACCTGATCGTCGAGCACGACACCGACGACATCGCCCCGCACGGCGGCATCCCACTGGACATCATCCAGAAGTACATGAACTTCCACTACACCGTCTCGCTGGACCTGTTCGGCAGCGAGACCTCGACGAACGCGGCGAACTACTACACGTCCGGGCTCAAGGGGCGCTGGATGGAGACGCGGCGCAAGGACGACCACCAGCTCACCGACTCGGCGGCGGTGCTGGAGCGTCCGCGAGCGGACGGAACGTGGGAAACGGAAGAGCTGCAGGCCATTCTGTTGCTGAATCTTGACCTTCGCCGCGAATACATCGCCGATTGCCAGACGGGTGTCAACCGGTGGAACAAGATTCTCGCCGATCACGGGATAGATTTCCGGTTCGCGTTGCCGCACCCTGGTTTCAACCGCGATGTGGGCATAAACTCCGGCCACCATGTGACACCGGACGGCACCATAGTCGACGAGCCGACCTGGCAGGCCGGCAAACGGAAGTGGCTGCCCACTACTGAGGACCTGACGTTCGTACGCTCGTTGATGCACCCGGTCTACGAGCGCGGCAAGATCGCGAGCTGGGTGGCGCCGCCCCGGCAGGGCATCAACGGCAAGCCGTTCGACTACGAGTACGTGTACCTGACGTAA
- the boxC gene encoding 2,3-epoxybenzoyl-CoA dihydrolase: MASTDAVTFDRHPAAYRHWRLSVEGAVAWLELDVDEQGGLVPGYELKLNSYDLGVDIELYDATQRLRFEHPEVRAVVITSAKEKVFCAGANIRMLAASEHQWKVNFCKFTNETRNAIEDATANSGQIYLAAVNGTCAGGGYEIALACEKILLVDDNSSTVALPEVPLLGVLPGTGGLTRVVDKRRVRKDLADVFATRPDGVKGKTAVEWRLVDELVPRPEFRETVKKRAQELAESSTRPVGVAGVELAPLDCESTDDALRYRFVRAELDRALGLVSITVRASAEDGWLLRMTRELDDLILRLRTNEPELGTWLLRTEGDPADVLAQEQALSDDWLSNEIVHFYKRTLKRLDVTSRSLIALIEPSSCAAGLLFELALACDRQYILDGPPIDDEDSEDRASITLSEANFGMCPMGNGLTRLESRFYGDPEHLAALPRTRLSPVEAVEYGLVTDAPDDLDWEDEIRIALEGRASLSPDALSGMEANHRFVGPETIETKIFGRLAAWQNWIFTRPNASGDEGALRRYGTGQKAVFDRKRV; encoded by the coding sequence ATGGCCTCAACGGACGCGGTCACCTTCGATCGGCATCCCGCCGCTTACCGGCACTGGCGCCTCTCGGTCGAGGGCGCGGTCGCCTGGCTGGAGCTCGATGTCGATGAGCAAGGCGGCCTCGTCCCAGGGTACGAGCTGAAACTCAACTCGTACGACCTCGGCGTCGACATCGAGCTGTACGACGCCACGCAGCGCCTGCGGTTCGAGCACCCTGAAGTTCGCGCGGTCGTCATCACGAGCGCGAAGGAGAAGGTGTTCTGCGCCGGCGCGAACATCCGGATGCTCGCCGCCTCCGAGCACCAGTGGAAGGTGAACTTCTGCAAGTTCACCAACGAGACCCGCAACGCCATCGAGGACGCGACCGCGAACTCCGGCCAGATCTACCTCGCGGCGGTCAACGGCACCTGCGCGGGAGGCGGCTATGAGATCGCGCTGGCCTGCGAAAAGATCTTGCTGGTCGATGACAACTCGTCGACCGTCGCGTTGCCGGAAGTGCCTTTGCTCGGCGTGCTGCCCGGCACCGGCGGGCTCACCAGAGTCGTCGACAAGCGCCGGGTCCGCAAGGATCTCGCGGACGTTTTCGCGACACGTCCTGACGGCGTCAAGGGCAAGACCGCGGTCGAGTGGCGGCTCGTCGACGAACTCGTGCCGCGGCCGGAATTCCGCGAAACGGTCAAGAAACGTGCCCAAGAGCTGGCGGAATCCAGTACCCGGCCGGTCGGCGTGGCGGGTGTCGAACTCGCGCCACTCGACTGCGAGAGCACCGATGACGCTTTGAGGTACCGGTTCGTCCGAGCCGAACTGGATCGTGCGCTGGGGCTCGTGTCGATCACCGTCCGCGCGTCGGCGGAAGACGGCTGGCTCCTGCGGATGACCCGCGAACTCGACGACCTCATCCTGCGGCTGCGCACCAACGAGCCCGAACTCGGAACGTGGCTGCTGCGCACCGAGGGTGACCCGGCCGACGTGCTCGCCCAGGAGCAGGCGTTGTCGGACGACTGGCTGTCCAACGAGATCGTGCACTTCTACAAGCGCACGCTGAAACGTCTCGATGTCACCAGCCGAAGTCTCATCGCGCTGATCGAGCCGTCGAGCTGCGCCGCCGGGTTGCTGTTCGAACTCGCGCTGGCCTGCGACCGCCAGTACATATTGGACGGTCCGCCGATCGACGACGAGGACAGCGAGGACCGCGCGTCGATCACTCTCTCCGAGGCGAACTTCGGCATGTGCCCGATGGGCAACGGGCTGACCCGGCTCGAATCCCGCTTCTACGGCGACCCGGAGCATCTCGCCGCGCTGCCCAGGACGCGGCTGAGCCCGGTGGAGGCCGTCGAATACGGGCTGGTCACCGACGCCCCTGACGACCTCGACTGGGAGGACGAGATCCGCATCGCGCTCGAAGGACGGGCCTCGCTCAGTCCCGACGCGCTGTCCGGGATGGAGGCGAACCACCGGTTCGTCGGGCCGGAGACGATCGAAACCAAGATCTTCGGCAGGCTCGCCGCCTGGCAGAACTGGATCTTCACCAGGCCGAACGCCTCGGGTGACGAAGGAGCCCTGCGCCGCTACGGCACCGGGCAGAAGGCGGTCTTCGACAGGAAGCGTGTCTGA
- a CDS encoding glycoside hydrolase family 3 protein, whose protein sequence is MNDLIAKLDLDTKARLVAGQDLWTLPAIPEIGLRSLVMSDGPVGVRGTRWSADDPSVTLPSPTALAATWDPGLAARAGGLLAQEARRKGVHVLLAPTVNLHRSPLGGRHFECYSEDPLLTGAIGAGYVSGVQAGGVGTTVKHFVANDSETERFTLDVRADERTLRELYLAPFERIVAEAKPWGIMAAYNGVNGFTMTEHDGLQNGILRGEWGFDGFIVSDWTAARHTAAAANGGLDVAMPGPVTVFGRKLADAVRAGEVAEEVLDAMVRRVLALAERVGALGEPNPARAEVDGDAIAREVARRSFVLLRNENQLLPLAAPSSVAVIGMAGDEARILGGGSATVFPAEVISPLEGLRAAAPEGVDVRYAVGADPRTTLRPASDGFELRIVARRGDGSELGAFPAERGTVQWLGQLPPGIAVTELAMVEIVGRFTPAVSGAHTFGFTGTGKLALTVGGQTVFDGMNVPDSTDLVTTILTIKEQRFDVELTEGEAVDVRLTFDAPEVPDDYEGLAWISFTLGHAAPSVSEEELIERAVALAAGSEIAVVVVATTEEVESEGFDRQSLVLPGRQDELVTRVAQANPRTVVVVNAGSPVEMPWTGEVAAVLLTWFPGQAAGAALADVVFGVEEPGGRLPTTWPSRMTDAPVLQVKPENGVLPYEEGVFIGYRAWERTGRAPAYWFGHGLGYTEWAYESVSLEPHEGELPTACVRVRNIGRRFGREVVQAYLKPDEPGAERPARWLAGFASVEAEAGEVVEVEIEIPRRAAEIWVDGWQLVPGGYAVEISHSLDDPRLNAAFEI, encoded by the coding sequence ATGAATGACTTGATCGCCAAGCTCGACCTGGACACCAAGGCGCGGCTCGTGGCGGGCCAGGACCTCTGGACCCTGCCCGCGATCCCCGAGATCGGGCTTCGCTCGCTGGTCATGTCGGACGGCCCGGTCGGTGTGCGGGGAACGCGATGGTCGGCCGATGACCCGTCGGTGACTCTGCCGAGCCCGACCGCGCTGGCCGCTACTTGGGATCCCGGGCTCGCCGCGCGGGCCGGTGGGCTGCTCGCGCAGGAGGCGCGGCGCAAGGGTGTGCACGTACTGCTGGCGCCGACGGTCAACCTGCATCGGAGTCCGCTGGGTGGCAGGCATTTCGAGTGCTACTCCGAAGATCCGCTGCTGACCGGCGCGATCGGCGCCGGGTATGTCAGCGGCGTGCAGGCTGGCGGTGTCGGGACGACGGTGAAGCATTTCGTCGCGAACGACTCGGAGACCGAGCGGTTCACGCTCGACGTCCGCGCGGACGAGCGGACCTTGCGTGAGCTGTACCTGGCGCCGTTCGAGCGGATCGTCGCGGAGGCGAAACCGTGGGGGATCATGGCCGCCTACAACGGCGTCAACGGGTTCACCATGACCGAGCACGACGGTCTGCAGAACGGGATACTGCGCGGCGAGTGGGGATTCGACGGATTCATCGTGTCCGACTGGACGGCCGCGCGGCACACGGCGGCGGCCGCGAACGGTGGGCTCGACGTCGCGATGCCGGGGCCGGTGACGGTTTTCGGGCGGAAGCTGGCCGATGCGGTGCGTGCCGGTGAGGTCGCCGAAGAGGTGCTCGACGCCATGGTGCGGCGGGTGCTGGCGTTGGCCGAACGGGTCGGCGCGCTCGGTGAACCGAATCCGGCACGAGCCGAGGTGGATGGCGATGCGATCGCCCGCGAGGTGGCGAGGCGATCGTTCGTGCTCCTGCGCAACGAGAATCAGCTGCTTCCACTGGCCGCGCCGAGCAGTGTCGCGGTGATCGGGATGGCGGGGGACGAGGCGAGGATCCTCGGTGGCGGCAGCGCGACCGTTTTCCCCGCAGAGGTGATCTCGCCACTCGAAGGCCTCCGCGCGGCGGCACCGGAGGGTGTCGATGTGCGGTACGCCGTCGGCGCGGATCCGCGGACCACGCTGCGTCCGGCATCCGACGGTTTCGAACTGCGGATCGTCGCGCGCCGCGGGGACGGGAGCGAGCTCGGGGCGTTCCCGGCGGAACGTGGGACGGTTCAGTGGCTCGGGCAGCTGCCGCCGGGAATCGCAGTCACCGAGTTGGCGATGGTCGAGATCGTGGGCCGGTTCACGCCTGCTGTGAGCGGGGCGCACACCTTCGGGTTCACCGGTACCGGGAAACTCGCGCTGACGGTCGGCGGGCAGACGGTGTTCGACGGCATGAACGTGCCGGACTCCACCGATCTCGTGACGACGATCCTGACCATCAAGGAACAGCGCTTCGACGTCGAACTCACCGAGGGGGAAGCGGTCGATGTCCGGCTGACGTTCGACGCTCCCGAAGTGCCCGACGACTACGAAGGCCTGGCGTGGATCTCCTTCACGTTGGGGCATGCGGCGCCCAGCGTCTCCGAGGAGGAGTTGATCGAGCGTGCGGTCGCGCTGGCGGCCGGTTCCGAGATCGCGGTCGTCGTGGTCGCGACGACCGAGGAAGTCGAGAGCGAGGGTTTCGACCGGCAAAGCCTCGTGCTGCCGGGCCGGCAGGACGAACTGGTGACGAGGGTCGCCCAAGCGAACCCGCGAACGGTCGTGGTGGTGAACGCGGGGTCGCCGGTCGAAATGCCCTGGACCGGGGAGGTCGCCGCGGTTCTGCTGACTTGGTTCCCCGGCCAGGCCGCCGGTGCCGCGCTCGCGGATGTCGTGTTCGGTGTGGAAGAACCAGGCGGGCGGCTGCCCACGACTTGGCCATCACGGATGACCGACGCCCCAGTGCTTCAGGTAAAGCCCGAGAACGGTGTACTGCCTTACGAAGAGGGCGTCTTCATCGGCTACCGGGCGTGGGAACGCACTGGTCGCGCTCCCGCGTATTGGTTCGGCCATGGGCTCGGGTACACCGAGTGGGCTTACGAGTCGGTGTCGCTGGAACCGCATGAAGGCGAGTTGCCGACAGCGTGTGTGCGGGTGCGCAACATCGGGCGGCGGTTCGGGCGCGAGGTCGTGCAGGCGTATCTCAAACCGGACGAACCGGGAGCCGAGCGGCCGGCCCGATGGCTGGCGGGCTTCGCGAGCGTCGAGGCGGAGGCCGGTGAAGTCGTCGAGGTCGAGATCGAGATTCCCCGGCGGGCGGCCGAGATCTGGGTCGATGGCTGGCAGCTCGTCCCCGGCGGCTACGCCGTCGAGATCTCGCATTCGCTCGACGATCCGCGGCTGAATGCCGCGTTCGAGATCTAG